The nucleotide window GGTTGCGCGGGAGGCGGAGGCACCGGTATGCCGCGGAGAGCTGCGATCGCGCGCAGTTCCTTCGCCACGAGCAGATCTTTGTCACGCCCGACCGTTTCTTTGCAATTGATGAGATCGGCAAGGGAGATGATGCGGATCGGAACGCCTTGTATTTCGCCTGTTTCGGCGTGTCTTGCCACCTCTTCGAACATCCCGATGCCCGCAACTTCAGTCAGTACATCAAGCACGCCGGAGTCCGTCTGGAGATAGAGATTTTTGAGACCCGCCGTGAAACTCGGGTGGACGAGAAACGACAGCCGGGGATCTGTCATCCGGTGCAGTGGACGAAGTTCGGCAAGGGCGGAGCGCAGCAGTTTCACGGTTTCGTCATCGAGGCGCGCACAGATATCCACGTCGCGAGTGACATACGTCGAACCGTGGAGAGTGGCGGCGAATCCCCCGATCACCACAAACTCGATCTTTGCCTTAGCGAGCGTGTGGAGAATTCTGATGAAGTCTTCCATTTAGGGAGAGGCTTGCCTGTTCGAATGCTCGGACCGAACGGAGGAAGTGAGTGTGATCAACCGCTCGCTGGCTGATGGTCTTCGCGAGTGAGTCCTCCAGCATGTAGAGATCGATGCCGGCGCGGATCGCTTCCGCTATCGCCGGGTGGTCAGCAAAAGGAATTGGCCGCGGCGCCAATTCGTCCTCGCCTTGCGACGACGGTTGTGGCGGTTGGATTTCCATGAGGAGACGATAATGCGTGTGAATTATCGCGCAAGCTTCGGAGACATAGGAGGGATGGCTTGAGGAGGCGACGTTCGCGTCATCCAG belongs to Opitutaceae bacterium and includes:
- a CDS encoding nucleotidyltransferase → MEDFIRILHTLAKAKIEFVVIGGFAATLHGSTYVTRDVDICARLDDETVKLLRSALAELRPLHRMTDPRLSFLVHPSFTAGLKNLYLQTDSGVLDVLTEVAGIGMFEEVARHAETGEIQGVPIRIISLADLINCKETVGRDKDLLVAKELRAIAALRGIPVPPPPAQPGKSADT